The Chryseobacterium aureum genome contains a region encoding:
- the coaBC gene encoding bifunctional phosphopantothenoylcysteine decarboxylase/phosphopantothenate--cysteine ligase CoaBC codes for MSVSGKKILIAVSGGIAAYKIHFLIRDFVKNGAEVQVIMTPDAEQFVTKLSLSTLSRKPVYSEFYSDNGTWNSHVEMALWADVMIVAPCTANTLSKMVHGMCDNLVIATYMSAKCPVLIAPAMDLDMYAHPSTKKNLDLAESFGHLIIPAENGELASGLIGQGRMAEPATIFNTVEHHFANGGLSKSLQGKTVLITAGPTYEALDPVRFIGNHSSGKMGFSLAEEASRRGAKVILISGPSAQTIHDPNVELHKVTSAREMLAKVFEFYDKIDIGIASAAVADYAPKEVAKEKIKKNDENLTIELVKNPDILKTMGEKKTHQFLVGFALETQNEEENAKGKLEKKNLDMIVLNSLRDEGAGFKNDTNKIKIFTRTEKKEFDLKSKDQVAKDILDYVEAQLLK; via the coding sequence ATGAGTGTTTCCGGTAAAAAGATACTTATCGCTGTCTCTGGAGGAATTGCAGCCTATAAAATTCATTTTCTGATAAGAGATTTTGTGAAAAACGGAGCTGAAGTGCAGGTTATTATGACGCCTGATGCAGAACAATTTGTGACAAAGCTAAGCCTGTCTACCTTATCCAGAAAACCAGTGTATTCAGAATTTTACAGTGATAACGGAACATGGAACAGCCATGTGGAAATGGCACTTTGGGCAGATGTGATGATTGTAGCGCCATGTACAGCCAATACCTTGTCTAAAATGGTTCATGGGATGTGTGATAATCTGGTAATTGCAACTTACATGTCTGCAAAATGCCCCGTATTGATTGCTCCGGCAATGGATCTTGATATGTATGCACATCCTTCTACAAAGAAAAATCTGGATCTTGCCGAAAGCTTTGGTCATCTCATTATTCCTGCTGAAAACGGGGAGCTTGCAAGCGGGCTGATCGGGCAGGGAAGAATGGCAGAGCCGGCAACTATTTTCAATACCGTTGAACATCATTTTGCAAATGGTGGTCTGTCAAAAAGCCTTCAGGGAAAAACAGTTTTAATTACTGCGGGACCTACCTATGAAGCCCTTGATCCCGTGAGGTTCATTGGAAATCATTCTTCCGGAAAAATGGGGTTTTCTCTGGCAGAAGAAGCTTCCAGAAGAGGAGCAAAAGTAATTCTTATTTCCGGGCCAAGCGCTCAAACCATCCATGATCCGAATGTAGAACTTCATAAAGTAACTTCAGCCAGAGAAATGCTGGCAAAAGTATTTGAGTTCTATGATAAAATAGACATTGGTATAGCCAGCGCTGCGGTAGCAGACTATGCTCCGAAAGAAGTCGCGAAGGAAAAAATCAAAAAGAATGATGAAAACCTCACCATAGAGCTGGTAAAGAACCCGGACATCCTGAAAACCATGGGTGAAAAGAAAACCCATCAGTTTTTGGTAGGATTTGCCCTGGAAACCCAGAATGAAGAAGAAAATGCAAAAGGAAAGCTGGAAAAGAAAAATCTGGACATGATTGTTTTAAACTCTCTGCGCGATGAAGGAGCAGGATTTAAGAATGATACCAATAAAATAAAAATATTTACCAGAACGGAGAAAAAAGAATTTGACCTTAAATCTAAAGATCAGGTGGCAAAAGATATTCTTGACTATGTTGAGGCCCAGCTGCTGAAATAA
- a CDS encoding DNA-directed RNA polymerase subunit omega, producing the protein MSVKDTKAEVNTITYDKDKIEDKVGSIYEAIVIMGKRAEQINAEIRTELHNKLDEFAVHNSTLEEVFENREQIEISKHYEKLPKPTSIAIEEWLNGDVYFRKTEERK; encoded by the coding sequence ATGAGTGTAAAAGATACAAAAGCAGAAGTAAATACAATTACTTACGATAAAGATAAGATTGAAGATAAAGTAGGTTCAATCTATGAAGCTATTGTTATCATGGGAAAGAGAGCAGAGCAGATCAATGCGGAGATCCGTACGGAACTTCACAACAAATTGGATGAATTTGCCGTTCACAATTCTACATTAGAAGAGGTTTTCGAAAACAGAGAACAGATTGAGATCTCTAAGCATTACGAAAAGCTTCCAAAACCCACTTCAATTGCAATTGAAGAGTGGTTAAACGGAGATGTATATTTCAGAAAAACAGAAGAAAGAAAATAA
- the bamD gene encoding outer membrane protein assembly factor BamD: MKKYILGLFAVAVISSCVSQQERAMRSADKEFILKAANENFAKKKWKNALALYDRLANLVAGTDDFPNVGFNTAYANYYDKSYKLAGHQFKNFAVSFPKDPRAEEASYMSALCYYEGSMDYNLDQSSTELAINELQEFLNNYPNSERSKNISQLIDELSYKLEFKAYENARQYYKMGQYKAANVALENVLEDFPSTKLRSKIYDYIMKSRYELATKSVYNLKDERIESALTYTKLVEKELPNTEYSKTAADLRAKLEKEKENFVEVKKQTEARMAALTARQKKEAEKLEAKGKTEQQIKDQISNEKKAMQLQRDSAALKTPPPAATFKIQR; encoded by the coding sequence ATGAAAAAATATATTTTAGGTCTTTTTGCTGTAGCGGTAATTTCATCTTGTGTAAGCCAACAGGAAAGAGCAATGAGGAGTGCTGATAAAGAGTTTATCTTAAAAGCAGCTAATGAAAACTTCGCGAAGAAAAAGTGGAAAAATGCATTAGCCCTTTACGACAGACTGGCGAATCTTGTAGCAGGAACTGATGATTTTCCTAATGTAGGTTTCAACACTGCTTATGCGAACTATTATGACAAAAGTTATAAGCTGGCAGGCCACCAGTTTAAAAACTTTGCCGTTAGTTTTCCAAAAGATCCGAGAGCTGAAGAAGCCTCTTACATGTCTGCACTGTGCTACTATGAAGGATCTATGGATTATAACTTGGATCAGTCCAGTACAGAATTGGCCATTAATGAGCTGCAGGAATTCCTGAACAACTATCCGAACTCTGAAAGATCTAAAAATATCAGCCAGCTGATTGATGAGCTGTCTTATAAGCTTGAATTCAAAGCCTATGAGAATGCAAGACAATATTACAAAATGGGTCAGTACAAAGCTGCAAATGTAGCGTTGGAGAACGTTTTGGAAGATTTTCCAAGCACAAAGCTTCGTTCAAAAATTTATGATTATATCATGAAATCCCGTTATGAACTGGCAACAAAATCTGTATATAATCTTAAAGATGAGCGTATTGAAAGCGCTTTAACCTATACGAAACTGGTTGAAAAAGAACTTCCCAATACAGAATATTCTAAAACAGCAGCGGATCTGAGAGCGAAACTGGAAAAGGAAAAAGAAAATTTTGTAGAAGTTAAAAAACAAACAGAAGCAAGAATGGCTGCTTTGACTGCAAGACAGAAAAAAGAAGCTGAAAAACTTGAAGCTAAAGGTAAAACTGAACAGCAAATTAAAGATCAGATCAGTAATGAAAAGAAAGCAATGCAGTTACAGAGGGACAGTGCAGCACTTAAGACCCCTCCTCCGGCAGCCACTTTCAAAATTCAAAGATAA
- a CDS encoding TetR/AcrR family transcriptional regulator: MKKKFTEKQIHILDIAEELIAKKGYEGTSVRDICSKASINVAMISYYFGSKEKMMSYLYQYRVLKTRENFSEFADTIKEGKPEMQMREMIKYIVSQLFKYNYFHGFVTQELRHTENLKDELLDFYQLFVKKLDEVIKKGVASGVFTFTPKPEDILTMIIGSTLFVIRNKNFYELYVPSKNEETYAKEAEKKVRMNLLLSVFAILGYAAD; this comes from the coding sequence ATGAAAAAAAAATTTACAGAAAAACAGATTCACATATTGGATATTGCGGAAGAGCTCATCGCCAAGAAAGGATATGAGGGAACTTCTGTAAGAGATATCTGTTCTAAGGCCAGTATCAATGTCGCTATGATCTCTTATTACTTCGGTTCTAAAGAGAAAATGATGTCTTATCTCTATCAGTACAGGGTACTGAAGACCAGAGAGAATTTTTCAGAATTTGCAGATACCATCAAAGAAGGTAAACCGGAAATGCAGATGCGTGAGATGATCAAGTATATCGTTTCCCAGCTGTTTAAGTATAACTATTTCCACGGTTTTGTTACCCAGGAGCTTCGCCATACAGAAAACCTCAAAGATGAACTGCTTGATTTCTATCAGCTATTCGTGAAAAAGCTGGATGAAGTGATCAAAAAAGGGGTGGCTTCCGGAGTATTTACCTTTACTCCCAAGCCGGAAGATATCCTTACAATGATTATCGGGTCCACTTTATTTGTGATCAGAAATAAAAACTTCTATGAACTCTATGTTCCGAGCAAAAACGAAGAAACCTATGCAAAGGAAGCGGAGAAAAAGGTGAGAATGAATCTTTTATTAAGTGTTTTTGCTATTTTGGGATACGCTGCGGACTAA
- a CDS encoding TatD family hydrolase, translating to MEFFDFHHHKKYIRNGIYNVAEEIPPDFPYSIGIHPNDIDVNHLEQQFSRMRSMIFQNCFAIGECGLDSMVSADQHLQEEVFLRQIMMANEVKKPIIIHCVRKFYEVISFRKKSGQPMIIHGFNKKKQIAEDLLAHNFYLSFGKAVLYNLSLQDTLKDTPADKFFLETDNEDFNIEELYYKVSEIKGISPEQLNEQILENLETIRNG from the coding sequence ATGGAATTTTTTGATTTTCACCATCATAAAAAATACATCAGGAACGGAATTTATAATGTAGCGGAAGAAATTCCGCCTGATTTCCCCTATTCTATAGGCATTCATCCCAACGATATTGACGTGAACCATCTGGAACAGCAGTTTTCCAGGATGAGAAGCATGATATTTCAAAACTGTTTTGCGATAGGTGAATGTGGCCTGGATTCTATGGTTTCAGCAGATCAGCATCTCCAGGAGGAAGTTTTCCTGAGGCAGATTATGATGGCCAATGAAGTAAAAAAGCCTATCATTATTCATTGTGTAAGAAAATTTTATGAAGTTATTTCTTTCAGGAAAAAGTCCGGGCAGCCGATGATTATTCATGGTTTCAATAAAAAAAAGCAGATTGCTGAAGACCTTCTGGCCCATAATTTTTATCTGAGTTTTGGAAAAGCCGTTTTGTATAATTTATCTTTGCAGGATACTTTAAAGGACACCCCGGCAGATAAATTCTTTTTAGAAACTGACAATGAGGATTTTAATATCGAAGAATTGTATTACAAAGTTTCAGAAATAAAAGGTATTTCTCCGGAACAGCTGAATGAACAAATTTTAGAAAATTTAGAGACGATAAGAAATGGATAA
- a CDS encoding tRNA threonylcarbamoyladenosine dehydratase, whose product MDKYWLERTELLVKEEGLEKLNKATVLVVGLGGVGSFAAEFLARAGVGNMTIVDGDTVDITNINRQLPALHSTVGKHKVEVVAERLLDINPDLQLTKINEFLNPERMDEVLDSAKFDYVLDCIDSVTPKLCLIIAAKRRRIKIVSSMGAGGKTDPSKVMVRDISKTEHCHLARQVRKRLKKVKIDKGVRCVFANDIQDEESLKMTDGTNYKRSFYGTISYMPAIFGLYTASEVINHLLNQD is encoded by the coding sequence ATGGATAAATACTGGTTGGAAAGAACAGAACTTCTGGTTAAAGAAGAAGGTTTGGAAAAATTAAACAAAGCCACGGTTTTGGTTGTTGGTTTAGGCGGCGTAGGTTCTTTTGCAGCTGAATTTCTTGCCAGAGCCGGAGTCGGGAATATGACGATCGTGGATGGCGATACCGTAGATATTACCAATATCAACAGGCAGCTGCCCGCTTTGCACTCTACTGTAGGAAAACATAAGGTAGAAGTCGTTGCTGAAAGGCTTTTGGATATCAACCCTGATCTTCAATTAACCAAAATCAATGAGTTTCTAAATCCTGAAAGAATGGATGAAGTTTTGGATTCTGCCAAATTTGATTATGTTCTGGACTGTATCGACAGCGTTACTCCAAAACTGTGTCTGATTATTGCAGCCAAAAGAAGAAGGATAAAAATTGTGAGCTCCATGGGGGCGGGCGGAAAGACCGATCCAAGCAAGGTTATGGTAAGAGACATCAGTAAAACGGAGCATTGCCACCTCGCAAGACAGGTAAGAAAAAGACTTAAAAAAGTAAAAATAGACAAAGGAGTCCGTTGTGTTTTCGCCAATGATATTCAGGATGAAGAGAGCCTGAAAATGACTGACGGAACGAATTATAAAAGATCTTTTTACGGAACAATAAGTTATATGCCTGCTATTTTCGGATTGTATACCGCTTCAGAAGTGATTAATCATTTATTAAATCAGGATTAA
- the rnpA gene encoding ribonuclease P protein component: MTNFQYPRAEKLKKNTEISLLFDKGKWRTSGNLRIIILKDKPDLPVESARFGVSVSKRYFKRAVHRNRIKRLLRECYRLNKDLFKHAFGEKTMAMLFWVSPQMPPKFQDVEEQFIKLCQLQKK, from the coding sequence ATGACAAATTTCCAATATCCCAGAGCGGAAAAGCTCAAAAAAAATACAGAAATCAGTTTGCTTTTTGATAAGGGCAAATGGCGAACCAGCGGAAATCTGAGAATCATTATCCTGAAAGACAAGCCCGATCTTCCCGTAGAATCAGCAAGGTTCGGAGTCTCTGTTTCTAAAAGGTATTTTAAAAGAGCTGTACACAGAAATCGCATCAAAAGGCTGTTGAGAGAATGTTATCGCCTGAATAAAGATTTATTTAAGCACGCATTTGGAGAAAAAACCATGGCTATGCTGTTTTGGGTTTCTCCTCAAATGCCTCCTAAATTTCAGGATGTGGAAGAACAGTTTATTAAGCTCTGCCAGCTACAGAAAAAATAA